Below is a genomic region from Pectobacterium polaris.
CCGCAATCAGATCGATCGGGCGATCGTCCAGAATGACATCAATATTTAGTTGGGGATGCTCGGCCATGAATTCATGGAGCCGCGGTATGATGAGCTGTCTGGCAAACGTCACGGGTGCACTGATGCGTAGCCGCCCAGACAGCGCAGCGCTTCCGCTAACCACATGCTCTTGAGCATCCCCCAGTACCTTTAACGCCGGGGCGATTTGCTCATAAAAATTTTGCCCGGCTTCTGTCGGCGTCAGCCCTCGGGTAGAGCGGAGCAGCAGCGGCGTTGCCAACTGATTTTCAAGCTGCATGATCGCTTTGGACACCGCAGGCTGCCCAATACCGAGCCTGCGAGACGCTGCGGAAAACGACCCCGTTTCAAAAACGCAGATAAATGTTTCCAGCGCGCTCAGGCGATCCATGTTTCTCTTCCGCAAAGGGGTTTCACTGCATCATACAGTAATCTGGTACGGGTCACGCGATTCACACCGCGCCCTTCCTTCCCCTGCCATCGCCATCTTCAGGCACATTCTCTTTACCGCCGACCGCATCAGGTATTACTCTGATGGCATGACTTGTCATGTCAGGGCTGGCAAACTTTTGCCGCCTTTTTCAAAATCTTACGAGGCGATGCATGAAACTTTTCATTTACGAACACTGCCCATTCTGCGTCAGAGCCAGAATGATTTTTGGTCTGAAAGATCTGCCTGTTGAGCAATCCGTCATTATGGAAGGCGACATCGACACGCCAACGCGTATGGTGGGTCGCAAAGTGGTGCCGATCCTGCAGAAAGAAGATGGCAGCTTCATGCCGGAAAGCATGGATATCGTCCACTATGTCGACAGCAAGCAAGCGCCGTTAATCGCCGACAAACCGGTTGATGCTGAGATTGAAGCCTGGTGTAAGTCCGTTTCCAGTGCGGTGTTTAACCTTGCGGTTCCCCGTTTTACGAAAGCCGATTTCAAAGAGCTTTCCACGCCAGAGGCGCGTCATGCTTACATCCTGCGCGAAGAAAAAGCCTTCGGCGATCTGGATGCACTGCTCGCGAAAACGCCGGAACTGATTGCGGAAGTGGAGCAGAAACTCGAGGTGCTGGAGCCGCGTCTGGCAAACGTCAGCACCATTTCCACCACCGACTTTATTCTGTTCCCGATCTTACTGTCGCTCACGATCGTGAAGGGCGTACAGTTTGGCCCTAACGTTCACGCGTACCTTGAGCGTGTCTCAACAGCCAGCAAGGTCGACTTGTTGACCGATAAAGCGCTGTAAAACAGCAAGAATAGAAACAACAAAGGAGCGGCTTATAGCGGCTCCTTATTTTTAGCAACGTCCGGATAACGTCGTTCGTTTACCGATATCAATCAGGATTATTGATCCTTGGGATAAAGTTCACATCCTTCTACGTCGTGTTCAAGCTCGATCACTGAATACGCCTGAGTATTTTTCGTTTTCTTTATCAGGAAAGGACTTGTCGAAAAGTAACTCCCAATCTGGGCATCATCCACGAAACAGGCAATGATCTCCTTTTCATTTTCCGAGATAATACGCAGTGAATACGTCCAACTGCCATCTGTGTCTGTTGCTCCTGCCCAGTCTTTTTCCTGGCTAAACACATAATCACCAGTATCTTTCAGCAGCGTCCCCTTAGGGAAATGTTTCGGTCCAAAAGAACTGAGGAAAGTAGTCACATCCAAATGCTTCAGCACCGTCAGCGCATCCGTTTTTGTTGCCGCAAAACCGGTCTGGGGAATCATCGATACTGAAAAAATCACGGCCAAAAATAGTTTCATTTACTGCAACCCTGCGATAGAACATCCGTGCGCGTATTCTATTTTAAAAACACAATTCGCAATAGCATTATGGGGCACGGTTTCACCCCATAACGCGTGGCGGATTTCAGCACGTTACTACGATGAAACTGCGACATAAAATCATTCCAGTGACACAAGGATAACCCTACTCCATCGGCCTCCGCCTGCTCACGGAACAATGCGCCGCTAAACAGCGTGACATCGTTCCCCTGCTCAACCAAATAGCGAGCGTGTCTCAGTGAACGATAAGACGAGGACAGTACGCTTATGCCATATCAGGCTGTTTAACTAAGTAATGGCTAGGCGTACCGCGGATCTCCACAACCTCACCGTCCAACTGCTGTGCATCCATATTCTTCATGAGCACAAACTGCCCATTAACATTGGCAGCAACACCATGCCAGGGCGTCAACCAGTCGTCCTTCGTGGGCATCATATGAATACCCAGTTTCAGGCTGTCCGAAGGCTGAGGGTGAATAGACAATCGGATGGCGTCTGGAAATTGTTCAGCAAGCAGATTGCCCCACGCCCAGCTGCGTTGGATCACGCTACACGCGCGTTTT
It encodes:
- the grxB gene encoding glutaredoxin 2: MKLFIYEHCPFCVRARMIFGLKDLPVEQSVIMEGDIDTPTRMVGRKVVPILQKEDGSFMPESMDIVHYVDSKQAPLIADKPVDAEIEAWCKSVSSAVFNLAVPRFTKADFKELSTPEARHAYILREEKAFGDLDALLAKTPELIAEVEQKLEVLEPRLANVSTISTTDFILFPILLSLTIVKGVQFGPNVHAYLERVSTASKVDLLTDKAL
- a CDS encoding bacteriocin immunity protein, producing the protein MKLFLAVIFSVSMIPQTGFAATKTDALTVLKHLDVTTFLSSFGPKHFPKGTLLKDTGDYVFSQEKDWAGATDTDGSWTYSLRIISENEKEIIACFVDDAQIGSYFSTSPFLIKKTKNTQAYSVIELEHDVEGCELYPKDQ